In Cyprinus carpio isolate SPL01 chromosome A14, ASM1834038v1, whole genome shotgun sequence, a single window of DNA contains:
- the LOC109090901 gene encoding kazal-type serine protease inhibitor domain-containing protein 1-like isoform X2 yields MAYLLVVLVLMLVSGSESFHLEHLGRFDWQKSIQPGEGCPKKCHPERCPDVWQLQGCPARLVHDQCGCCWECGNNEGQLCDPEPRSGSTFYGRCAEGLHCRAPRRNPTGEPRAICVCSKQEALCGSDGKTYKNICQFRAGQHKQGKGQMLTMVHHGPCKTKPVITYAPHDIIITKGSDVIFSYEVSSYPMASIQWSKEEDVISFPADDSSMAVQARGGPRRFELTSWLQIQGVGLNDAGVYTCTARNAFGEVSASARLQVTYGGSQLSKEFRKKENQAYRISGEEGNVDDEDYEGQPSGYMYL; encoded by the exons ATGGCTTATTTACTAGTTGTACTAGTGCTGATGCTAGTTTCAGGATCTGAGTCCTTCCATCTAGAGCACCTCGGTCGTTTTGACTGGCAGAAGAGCATTCAACCAGGTGAGGGATGCCCTAAAAAGTGCCACCCTGAGCGGTGCCCAGATGTTTGGCAGCTGCAGGGTTGTCCAGCCCGGCTGGTTCATGACCAGTGCGGGTGTTGCTGGGAATGTGGAAACAATGAGGGGCAGCTGTGTGACCCGGAACCTCGATCTGGGTCTACTTTCTATGGGCGCTGTGCAGAAGGGCTGCACTGCAGAGCTCCACGCAGAAACCCCACAGGTGAACCCAGAGCCATCTGTGTGTGCAGCAAGCAGGAAGCACTCTGTGGTTCTGATGGAaagacatataaaaatatatgtcagTTTCGGGCGGGCCAACACAAGCAAGGCAAAGGGCAGATGCTGACAATGGTGCACCACGGACCCTGCAAGACAA AACCAGTTATCACTTATGCTCCCCATGACATCATCATAACCAAAGGAAGTGATGTCATTTTTTCCTATGAGGTGTCATCGTATCCAATGGCCTCAATCCAGTGGAGTAAAGAAGAGGATGTTATTTCTTTTCCTGCTGATGATTCAAGCATGGCTGTACAG GCCCGTGGAGGTCCGCGGCGGTTTGAATTGACTAGCTGGCTTCAGATTCAAGGAGTTGGGCTGAATGATGCAGGTGTGTACACATGCACCGCCAGGAACGCCTTCGGAGAGGTGTCTGCCTCCGCCAGATTACAGGTTACATATGGAG GTTCTCAGCTGAGCAAAGAATTCCGGAAAAAAGAAAACCAAGCTTATAGAATATCAGGCGAAGAAGGGAATGTCGATGATGAAGATTACGAAGGCCAGCCAAGTGGATACATGTATTTGTAA
- the LOC109090901 gene encoding kazal-type serine protease inhibitor domain-containing protein 1-like isoform X1, with amino-acid sequence MAYLLVVLVLMLVSGSESFHLEHLGRFDWQKSIQPGEGCPKKCHPERCPDVWQLQGCPARLVHDQCGCCWECGNNEGQLCDPEPRSGSTFYGRCAEGLHCRAPRRNPTGEPRAICVCSKQEALCGSDGKTYKNICQFRAGQHKQGKGQMLTMVHHGPCKTKPVITYAPHDIIITKGSDVIFSYEVSSYPMASIQWSKEEDVISFPADDSSMAVQARGGPRRFELTSWLQIQGVGLNDAGVYTCTARNAFGEVSASARLQVTYGGMSENKLIHRHKHSQSKTRSEVNKLKKHDCWGCLHTLTLTQTQTRTRAHAHTHTHTHTHTQITLFPCFTHTYSQRNGIVLKLLDHSSGDF; translated from the exons ATGGCTTATTTACTAGTTGTACTAGTGCTGATGCTAGTTTCAGGATCTGAGTCCTTCCATCTAGAGCACCTCGGTCGTTTTGACTGGCAGAAGAGCATTCAACCAGGTGAGGGATGCCCTAAAAAGTGCCACCCTGAGCGGTGCCCAGATGTTTGGCAGCTGCAGGGTTGTCCAGCCCGGCTGGTTCATGACCAGTGCGGGTGTTGCTGGGAATGTGGAAACAATGAGGGGCAGCTGTGTGACCCGGAACCTCGATCTGGGTCTACTTTCTATGGGCGCTGTGCAGAAGGGCTGCACTGCAGAGCTCCACGCAGAAACCCCACAGGTGAACCCAGAGCCATCTGTGTGTGCAGCAAGCAGGAAGCACTCTGTGGTTCTGATGGAaagacatataaaaatatatgtcagTTTCGGGCGGGCCAACACAAGCAAGGCAAAGGGCAGATGCTGACAATGGTGCACCACGGACCCTGCAAGACAA AACCAGTTATCACTTATGCTCCCCATGACATCATCATAACCAAAGGAAGTGATGTCATTTTTTCCTATGAGGTGTCATCGTATCCAATGGCCTCAATCCAGTGGAGTAAAGAAGAGGATGTTATTTCTTTTCCTGCTGATGATTCAAGCATGGCTGTACAG GCCCGTGGAGGTCCGCGGCGGTTTGAATTGACTAGCTGGCTTCAGATTCAAGGAGTTGGGCTGAATGATGCAGGTGTGTACACATGCACCGCCAGGAACGCCTTCGGAGAGGTGTCTGCCTCCGCCAGATTACAGGTTACATATGGAGGTATGTCTGAGAACAAACTCATTCATAGACACAAACACAGCCAATCGAAAACAAGGTCAGAGGTGAACAAGCTGAAAAAACATGATTGTTGGGGCTGCTtacacacactgacactgacacagacacagacacgcacacgcgcacacgcacacacacacacgcacacgcacacgcacacacagataaCACTATTTCcatgttttacacacacatattcccAGAGAAATGGTATTGTTCTGAAGTTACTTGatcatagctcaggagactttTAA